In Triticum aestivum cultivar Chinese Spring chromosome 5B, IWGSC CS RefSeq v2.1, whole genome shotgun sequence, the following proteins share a genomic window:
- the LOC123115591 gene encoding protein ACCELERATED CELL DEATH 6, protein MQPSESHKEAKLEVQHYQPELLRAARMGLLHQLRDILGSDNTTITPVVLEPVVMIDIERVDIDVERVDTLEMDSILHVVAASGDEENFLECASVIHEKAKHLLDAGNSKGDTPFHCAARAGGVEMLSRLIHLARADGGHARVTDVLRKQNKKGETALHEALRLANKKTMKEMVKKLMEVDPELACIPHCDATSPLYLAVSLGHDDIAVFLHSENEKLSYSGPYGQNVLHVAVLRGKEITKKLLDWNKALTKQADQLTGSTPLHIAISWGSQSKEVIKLLLHCDESAAFQSDNSGSFPIHVAATRSSWSTLPVLLDTVPTCAGLRDGNGQTFLHVGIAKEHPLVVGSWYHHIPFAPIMNVQDNHGNSPLHLAAIVGNQWIFYLLIQNPQVQLDLVNNIGQTPLDIAWTKMPQGLNFMLNPRNRIYLLLKGAGAKTAAYRCDWFLKEHIPPIEIKVEEKKISDSTQIIGIGSVLIVTVAFAAAFTLPGGFRTDDLKGKRGTAGIAMLAGKPVFHAFIIANTLALVSSALATMNVMYAGVTAVDIRTRMTSFIISIVFVYCSAKSLAAAFVFGLYVVLEPAAPKIAYISCAIVSPFLFLDVVWFIFMVAIGEVMLLKRLGFKAWLRNFNFSRLPVKQPTVLG, encoded by the exons ATGCAACCTTCGGAGTCGCACAAGGAGGCAAAACTGGAGGTGCAGCACTACCAACCTGAGCTGCTGAGGGCAGCTCGGATGGGCCTTCTGCACCAACTACGTGATATTCTGGGCAGTGACAATACAACTATCACACCGGTTGTGTTGGAGCCTGTAGTCATGATCGACATTGAGAGGGTCGACATCGACGTTGAAAGGGTGGACACCCTGGAGATGGACTCGATCCTCCATGTCgttgcggcgagcggcgatgaagAGAACTTCTTGGAGTGCGCAAGCGTGATtcacgagaaggccaagcacctCCTGGACGCAGGCAATAGCAAGGGTGATACGCCCTTTCATTGCGCTGCAAGAGCTGGCGGGGTGGAGATGCTCTCTCGTCTCATCCATCTGGCAAGAGCCGACGGCGGGCATGCAAGGGTGACGGATGTGCTGAGAAAGCAGAACAAGAAAGGCGAGACGGCCCTTCATGAGGCCCTCCGCTTGGCCAACAAGAAAACTATGAAGGAAATGGTTAAAAAGTTAATGGAGGTGGATCCAGAATTGGCTTGCATTCCGCATTGCGACGCTACATCGCCCTTGTACCTGGCCGTCTCACTAGGACATGATGATATTGCAGTCTTTTTGCATTCGGAGAACGAGAAGCTGTCCTACTCTGGACCATATGGACAAAACGTCTTGCATGTCGCCGTGCTTAGGGGCAAAG AGATTACAAAGAAGTTACTGGACTGGAACAAGGCCCTCACCAAACAAGCGGACCAATTGACTGGAAGTACGCCTCTTCATATTGCCATATCATGGGGGAGTCAAAGCAAGGAGGTGATCAAACTACTACTGCACTGTGACGAATCTGCAGCATTTCAAAGCGACAATAGTGGGTCGTTCCCTATACATGTGGCAGCAACGCGAAGTTCATGGTCTACACTTCCCGTGTTGCTGGACACGGTGCCCACATGCGCAGGACTGCGTGATGGTAATGGCCAGACCTTCCTACATGTTGGTATTGCGAAGGAGCACCCTCTTGTGGTCGGAAGTTGGTACCATCACATACCATTTGCACCAATTATGAACGTGCAAGACAATCATGGGAACAGTCCACTCCATCTTGCTGCCATAGTCGGGAACCAGTGGATTTTCTATCTTCTAATTCAGAACCCGCAAGTTCAGCTGGATTTAGTGAACAACATAGGCCAAACACCGCTAGATATTGCATGGACGAAGATGCCACAAGGCCTTAATTTCATGCTG AACCCACGAAATAGGATATACCTACTACTTAAAGGTGCAGGAGCTAAAACTGCTGCATACCGCTGTGATTGGTTCCTCAAAGAACATATCCCGCCAATAGAAATTAAAGTGGAAGAAAAGAAGATCTCAGATTCCACGCAGATTATTGGCATTGGGTCAGTGCTAATTGTTACGGTAGCTTTCGCAGCAGCTTTCACCTTGCCAGGCGGCTTCCGAACAGACGACTTGAAGGGTAAGCGTGGAACAGCTGGAATAGCTATGCTTGCCGGAAAACCAGTCTTTCACGCGTTCATCATCGCCAACACACTGGCGCTCGTTTCCTCAGCTCTAGCTACCATGAACGTCATGTACGCTGGGGTGACCGCAGTCGACATACGCACGCGCATGACCTCCTTCATCATCTCCATCGTCTTTGTCTACTGCTCGGCCAAGTCCTTGGCTGCCGCATTTGTGTTTGGACTCTACGTGGTACTAGAGCCGGCTGCCCCCAAAATAGCTTATATTTCATGTGCTATCGTATCTCCTTTCCTTTTTCTCGATGTTGTCTGGTTTATCTTCATGGTAGCTATTGGGGAAGTAATGCTACTCAAAAGGCTAGGTTTCAAGGCATGGCTTCGCAATTTCAACTTCTCTCGACTACCAGTAAAACAACCTACAGTTTTGGGATAG